In one Tripterygium wilfordii isolate XIE 37 chromosome 22, ASM1340144v1, whole genome shotgun sequence genomic region, the following are encoded:
- the LOC119991552 gene encoding indole-3-acetaldehyde oxidase-like produces MVQKQRKIRFEGTSSSSIVTGRIDGKLNTMAWKIHNFLHLRGNQFVGSFLFSHSDSASFYSSPPERHFQTSFVLWWQKAHGLPMIDTIRIFNVEILNSGHHQNRVLSSKASVEPPLFLASSVHCVFRAARRQLLSWRGIEGSDSAFKLSIPATIPVVKDLCGLDMVESYLQWTMSRQ; encoded by the exons ATGGTTCAGAAGCAGAGGAAGATCCGATTCGAAGGAACTAGTTCTAGTAGCATTGTAACTGGTCGTATAGATGGAAAACTGAACACTATGGCG TGGAAAATCCATAACTTCCTCCATCTACGTGGTAATCAATTCGTTGGCAGCTTTCTCTTCTCCCACTCTGACAGCGCCTCCTTCTATTCTTCTCCTCCTGAACGCCACTTCCAAACTTCCTTTGTCTTA TGGTGGCAGAAGGCCCATGGACTCCCTATGATAGATACAATTCGTATTTTCAATGTTGAAATACTGAACAGCGGACATCACCAAAACCGTGTCCTCTCTTCGAAAG CTTCTGTCGAGCCTCCACTATTCTTAGCATCCTCAGTTCATTGTGTTTTTAGAGCAGCCCGCAGACAACTTCTCTCATGGAGGGGCATAGAGGGGTCAGACTCGGCTTTCAAGTTGTCGATTCCAGCCACTATACCTGTTGTAAAAGACCTCTGTGGCCTAGACATGGTTGAGAGTTATTTGCAGTGGACAATGAGTAGGCAGTGA
- the LOC119992160 gene encoding inactive protein RESTRICTED TEV MOVEMENT 2-like: MAANQRPAANPVYENFEPTTEWSREPTAEVLLLFLPGFKREQLKVQVTSTSKLRISGEREIGIDKRSRFEKELQIPSNCNTNEISAKFDRGSLSIRLPKNIAPAETEKLIAEAPKPQEQLPKQHLKPKPESPIQAPRESVPKPQKPTNDQKPEAPKNMKQEEAVVQEAAVPKTSIDKPKIENNVPKKAAAEEEKKESPSDHGKEKSSVVDSIDNKNAAKVDKTTGGIVGGSGKPALVQDYKQVLGGFMVKMKKPKNLVVVVVLIAVIVLSANRAIKSLVKFKTNEASSSDYQA; the protein is encoded by the exons ATGGCTGCTAACCAAAGGCCTGCCGCTAATCCTGTGTACGAAAATTTCGAACCAACCACTGAATGGTCACGAGAACCTACAGCTGAAGTTTTGCTCCTTTTTCTACCAG GTTTCAAAAGGGAGCAACTGAAGGTTCAAGTTACTTCAACAAGTAAACTGAGAATCTCCGGAGAACGCGAGATTGGGATCGACAAAAGGAGTCGATTCGAGAAGGAACTGCAGATTCCTTCCAACTGTAATACCAATGAAATCAGTGCAAAATTTGACAGAGGTTCTCTTTCCATCAGACTTCCCAAAAACATCGCTCCCGCAGAAACAGAAAAACTAATTGCAGAGGCACCAAAGCCACAAGAACAGTTGCCAAAACAACATTTAAAGCCAAAGCCAGAGTCTCCAATTCAGGCACCGCGAGAATCAGTTCCAAAGCCTCAGAAGCCCACAAATGATCAGAAACCAGAAGCACCAAAAAACATGAAGCAAGAAGAAGCTGTTGTTCAAGAAGCTGCTGTTCCAAAGACGAGCATTGACAAACCGAAAATCGAAAACAATGTTCCAAAGAAAGCAGCAgcggaggaggagaagaaggaatCACCAAGTGATCATGGGAAGGAAAAAAGCAGTGTTGTCGACTCAATTGACAACAAGAATGCTGCAAAGGTGGATAAAACAACAGGAGGAATTGTGGGTGGGAGTGGAAAGCCTGCATTAGTACAAGATTATAAGCAAGTTCTTGGTGGGTTTATGGTGAAGATGAAGAAGCCGAAGaatttggtggtggtggtggtgttgattGCGGTAATTGTGCTGTCTGCAAACAGAGCAATTAAGTCCTTGGTGAAATTTAAGACAAATGAAGCTAGTTCTTCTGATTATCAAGCTTAG
- the LOC119991325 gene encoding 5-methyltetrahydropteroyltriglutamate--homocysteine methyltransferase-like, protein MSRVSPHKLAPFTSLGFTKSVASLFLSFSTQRLSVLRFSFLRPASFRTMASHIVGYPRMGPKRELKFALESLWDGKSSAEDLQKVAADLRSSIWKQMSEAGIKYIPSNTFSYYDQVLDTTAMLGAVPARYGWNGNEIGFDTYFSMARGNASVPAMEMTKWFDTNYHYIVPELGPDVKFSYASHKAVDEYKEAKSLGIDTVPVLVGPVSYLLLSKPAKGVEKSFSLLSLIGKILPVYKEVVSELKAAGATWIQFDEPTLVKDLEPHQLHAFTEAYSELESALSGLNVLIETYFADVPAEAFKTLTSLKGVTGFGFDLVRGTKTLELIKGGFPSGKYLFAGVVDGRNIWANDLASSLSALQALGGIIEKDKLVVSTSCSLLHTAVDLVNETKLDNEIKSWLAFAAQKIVEVNALAKALAGQRDEAFFSSNAEAQASRKSSPRVTNEAVQKAASALKGSDHRRATNVSARLGAQQKKLNLPILPTTTIGSFPQTMNLRRVRREFKAKKISEEDYVRTIREEIEKVVKLQEELDIDVLVHGEPERNDMVEYFGEQLSGFAFSANGWVQSYGSRCVKPPIIYGDVSRPKAMTVFWSSMAQSMTKRPMKGMLTGPVTILNWSFVRNDQPRHETCYQIALAIKDEVEDLEKAGVTVIQIDEAALREGLPLRKSEESFYLDWAVHSFRITNCSVKDTTQIHTHMCYSNFNDIIHSIIDMDADVITIENSRSDEKLLSVFREGVKYGAGIGPGVYDIHSPRIPSTEEIADRINKMLQVLESNVLWVNPDCGLKTRKYAEVNPALSNMVAAAKLLRTQLASTK, encoded by the exons ATGAGCCGAGTCTCCCCACACAAACTCGCGCCGTTCACTTCTCTAGGATTTACTAAATCAGTtgcctctctttttctctctttctccacgCAACGTCTCTCTGTGCTCCGCTTCTCCTTTCTTCGTCCCGCTAGTTTCAG AACAATGGCGTCTCACATTGTTGGTTACCCTCGCATGGGGCCAAAGAGAGAACTAAAGTTTGCTTTGGAATCTTTATGGGATGGCAAGAGCAGTGCTGAAGACTTGCAGAAGGTGGCAGCAGATCTCAGGTCATCCATCTGGAAGCAGATGAGTGAAGCTGGAATCAAGTACATTCCTAGCAACACCTTCTCCTATTATGATCAGGTCTTGGACACCACGGCAATGCTTGGAGCAGTTCCTGCTAGATATGGATGGAACGGCAATGAGATTGGGTTTGATACCTACTTCTCCATGGCCAGAGGTAATGCCTCTGTTCCAGCCATGGAAATGACCAAGTGGTTTGACACCAACTA CCACTACATTGTCCCTGAATTGGGGCCAGATGTCAAGTTCTCATATGCCTCTCACAAGGCTGTAGATGAATACAAGGAGGCTAAATCT CTAGGTATCGACACTGTCCCAGTCCTTGTTGGTCCTGTGTCCTACTTGTTGTTGTCAAAACCAGCGAAGGGCGTGGAGAAatccttttctcttctttccctAATTGGCAAAATTCTACCTGTCTACAA GGAAGTTGTTTCAGAACTAAAAGCGGCTGGAGCAACCTGGATACAATTTGATGAACCAACCCTTGTCAAGGATTTGGAGCCTCACCAATTGCATGCATTCACTGAGGCCTATTCTGAGCTAGAATCAGCTCTATCTGGGTTGAACGTTTTGATTGAGACATATTTTGCTGACGTGCCTGCTGAGGCATTCAAAACCCTTACCTCTTTGAAAGGTGTTACCGGGTTTGGGTTTGACTTGGTCCGTGGAACAAAGACTCTTGAATTGATTAAGGGAGGATTTCCTTCTGGAAAGTACCTGTTTGCTGGTGTGGTCGATGGAAGAAATATCTGGGCTAATGATCTCGCATCTTCCCTCAGCGCCCTGCAGGCTCTTGGGGGAATTATTGAAAAAG ACAAGCTCGTCGTCTCTACATCATGCTCGCTACTTCATACTGCTGTTGATCTTGTGAATGAGACTAAGTTGGACAATGAAATCAAGTCATGGCTTGCCTTTGCAGCACAGAAAATAGTTGAAGTAAATGCATTGGCGAAAGCACTGGCTGGACAAAGGGATGAG GCATTCTTCTCTTCAAATGCTGAGGCGCAGGCTTCAAGGAAATCCTCCCCGAGGGTGACAAATGAGGCAGTTCAAAAGGCT GCTTCCGCTTTGAAGGGGTCCGACCATCGCCGGGCCACAAATGTTAGTGCCAGACTGGGTGCACAGCAGAAGAAGTTGAACCTTCCCATACTTCCCACCACTACCATTGGATCATTTCCTCAGACTATGAACCTAAGAAGAGTGCGCCGTGAATTCAAGGCTAAGAA GATATCCGAGGAGGATTACGTCAGGACCATCAGGGAGGAAATTGAGAAAGTTGTCAAACTCCAGGAAGAGCtagacattgatgttttggtgcATGGTGAACCAGAG AGGAATGACATGGTTGAGTACTTTGGGGAACAATTATCTGGGTTTGCCTTCTCTGCCAACGGGTGGGTCCAATCTTATGGGTCTCGATGTGTCAAGCCTCCTATCATATATGGTGATGTGAGCCGCCCCAAGGCCATGACTGTCTTCTGGTCTTCAATGGCTCAGAGCATGACAAAGCGACCCATGAAGGGCATGCTTACTGGTCCTGTTACAATTCTGAACTGGTCCTTTGTCAGAAATGACCAGCCTAG GCATGAGACCTGCTATCAGATTGCTTTGGCCATCAAGGATGAGGTTGAGGATCTTGAAAAAGCTGGCGTCACTGTTATCCAGATTGATGAGGCTGCCTTAAGAGAAGGTCTGCCCCTTAGGAAGTCTGAGGAGTCGTTTTATTTGGACTGGGCAGTTCATTCGTTCAGAATTACTAACTGCAGTGTTAAGGACACTACCCAG ATCCACACCCATATGTGCTACTCAAACTTCAATGACATCATCCACTCGATTATTGACATGGATGCTGATGTTATCACCATTGAGAACTCCCGATCagatgaaaagcttctctccgTTTTCCGAGAGGGTGTGAAGTACGGTGCTGGCATTGGTCCTGGTGTATATGACATCCACTCACCTAGGATTCCATCCACTGAGGAAATTGCTGACCGTATCAACAAGATGCTCCAAGTACTCGAAAGCAATGTCTTGTGGGTGAACCCAGATTGTGGCTTGAAGACACGCAAATATGCTGAAGTTAACCCGGCGCTCAGCAATATGGTTGCTGCCGCTAAGCTCCTGCGCACCCAGCTTGCAAGCACCAAGTGA